The genomic interval CTTTAATCAAATCTCTAAACAAACCTAAACAAACTTACAGAAGTATGTGTCTGAACAGTTTTGGCAAGCTGGTGTAAACTTTAGTTAGAGCTCTGTTACTGTAACTCTCACCCAACCTGCTACAAATGTTAATATTTGCCTAAATTTCCTCAGTCTTCTAAATGTTAACATGTTTCTCGTATCCTAAATGACAGCAATTCTAGTCTAAAACCATTCGTGGTCagtattatatacatataataataagttaCATATTGAATAATGCAGATGAATGATGTGATTTGTGATAAACCGAACCCTGTTCTCCCTTAAATACCTGAACGTATTTCTctatttcattaattaatacaaTATGTTTCTGGCTAAGATAACCATGTATATTAGACTGTATTGTGCATGGAATAATGGACTTATACATGACTTATCTTTTACCCAAATACTGACCTGGACTGATGGCTGGACAGAAATCTAATACTTTATGGATTTTCATTCATAAGTTTTTATACAAAGTTGTCTTTTCTTGCCTGTGGACATTAATTTAAttgatatgtttttttatttaaaataagtacACTGCAGAATGCAAATATCAGAGACAGTGCAGACAATAATAGTGCTAAATGTTCATTTAAGTTCAGCAATTTTGTATCAAATTTATTACCGTTATTATTGTTAATTAAATTGTATTCACCCTGCTCTTTAGTATCGACACTGGCCACTAAAAAACCCTAATCGGTCGACTACATTAGACAGTAATGCAATTCCAGCGATGATTCACAATTAAATGTCTTTTTCAGTCTATTACTATCTGAGCCTTGGTATATTTTGTATAACATACATCAGTTTCCCAGAAATTAAACATGTAATCGCCTTGCAGGTACAGGAGGAAGATTCTGGTATGTTTCCAGCAATGGCCTGGTTTGCTCAGATGGTGATACACCTGAAGACTTCAGCTTTGAATTCCTAGAACATGGGCGAATTGCAATAAGGGGCAAGAATGGGAAGTATCTGCGTGGAGACCAGGGGGGCACCCTAAAATGTGACGGAGTGAATGCAGACAGCTCATCTCTCTGGGAATATTGACACCTAGTGGACATTTTGGAAACTTATTCTCCTGCCATCTGAAATTGTGGACTTCTGTAAATAGCAGGGGACATGGAAAACTTGATTACATGTGTTGAAATCATACAGGAAGTTTGTGGGTAAAATGTAATTTTCCTATTCAGTCAACAGTAGATTTGTGTCAGTATTCTGGGCTACCTAtatcttcattcattttttaattgttcccctGTTTCAATATTAAACCAATATCAAAGACTGACCACCCTTTGAATTTTAGTTTCTATTTATATTCCATAATCATCTTAGACAAAAGATTTGTGtagaatatttttttctctatgTTAAAACATAGGCTTATATACAAACATGTAAAAGTCGCCCTtttgtgttgttgctgtttagcACTACTTTAAATGTCACTCCTTAAAAGTATTTCTCTTTGATACAAAACCATTGTGCAAAGACCCAGAGCCACTGTGGTCTTCAGCCAGTGGGCcttaaccagtattttaactGTTCTGTATGTTTTCCCTCTATTGTTTATTTGCCTTTCTCCCTATTTATTCTTGCCAATGCAATGGACACAAAAAGACAAGTGTTAGTGTGCTGCGGTCATGTTTTGCCGTATGTGTAATATCATGAGTAAAAAAAATGGTGCATTCCACTTTTTtttgttacagataatgaagccTCATCATGCAAATCATTGTTTTCCTCTTACCATCCAGCAACACACTGTTTCTCTTTAAATTTCAGATTTAAGCAATTGGTTGTTCTGTTCTTCCCCTAGTttttaaaagcaataaaaacatcATCTCAAGAATTTTGAGTGAATTTCACTAGTGTTCACAACAACAAAGGAAAACCATGCAAATGAATTTAGCTTGAATATAAAATCACCTGGACTTgggggttgtgagttcaagtctcgctccggggggctgtctgtgaggagtttggtgtgttctccctatgtccatgtgggtttcgtgctctggtttcctcccacggtccaaaaacacatgtggattggcgactcaaaattgtccataggtgagtgagtgagtgagtgtgtgtgtgtgtgtgttgcactgtgaaggactggcaccccctccagggtgtattgattttttttaagagaCTATCAGACATATTATTTAACTCTTTCCTGTTTTTTAGGAGTTATTTATATCAATTAGctcttgcacacacacataatgtgcacacacacaaagacagctTCTATCAGGAACAGTATGTGCTTCAGCTGTAAGAGTATTGGGTAGTAGGTTTCTATTTGATAATTATATCTCAGTACATGTAGCATAGGTGTAATTTCTTGACATGGGGAGTAAGAGTTTACTCAGTTTACCCAAATTTAGACTGGGCCCCTACCTAAAtgttttttcatgattttcaaccgTTGGATGGTTCTTTGCGATTTTTGTCccataagcagagagagaggaagcccaGCATGTCTGACCGATTgacgttgttgttgttttttactcGGTTTCTGATACTGAGGCTTTGTAAAcccattagaccagtttcctgTGTACAGACTGGAGAACTAGCAAGAGTGGAAacaatttctgaattttcttaAATAGTTTTGGATTACAAAAGTGAAAATCCTTTTAATGCATTAAGATATAGTAGAGTTATGTCTAGGAATCAGGGACTTTTTCCTCAATAATACAATCTAAAGTTATTTTAATTACCAGAATAAATAGTTAATCAATGGCTGCAGGGGGAGTGTAATACTTTAaagacatattttatatttatttgttttgtgaaATACCTACCTTTAGCAAAGTCAGGGGTTTTCAGCGTCAAAACGTCGAGGAAATAGTGTAAAACAGGAAAAACGTCGACCAGTCTTTTCCAGTAAACATTTTTGAATGCAGATTGCAGCAGCTCCACGGGATGGCGCTATGTCTCAATGATGTGCGCATGCGCGGCAGATCTGTTAACCTATCAGAAGCTCTTCAGAAATTTAAAGTGAAGGCGGTTGTGGTGGTCTGTGTTCGGTAAGAGAGCTGCtcctgaaaaaaaaacgaaTAACAAATCATGGACCTTACAAACGACGAGATCACGAAGATGTATTTTTATGAGAACAGACTTTTGACCTTCGTCGGTTGGCCGTTTGAAGAAGAATGTGCGTGTACTCCTGAGAACGTGAGTAAAACCAGGAAGCTCTAGATAACTAGACTAGGCCTCGAACACGCAGCTTTTACACTGTTATTTGTTTACAGTGTCCCTTCTTGGTGAATGTTGTACTTGTCGTTTATTAAAGTGTGTTTTCTCGTAGATGGCCAAGGCTGGGTTCATTCACACTCCTTCTGGAAACAGTCCTGATATCGCtcagtgttttttctgtctCAAAGAGCTAGAGGGATGGGAGCCTGAAGACGACCCAGAGTGAGTCTCTGAAAGTGTTTCAATGTCTGTGATTAAGCTATggagtgtttttaatgttttgaatgAGGCTTGTTTTCATGTCGTTAACTGTGTAATTTAAAGGTGTTATTAAGCTGCTGTGAAAATCAGTATTTTTTTgagaaattaataattttatagaGAAACTAAAGGTTTCTATGTTCTTTGCAGTGGTGGTGATATAAACCAAGGGTTGCAATGTCAACATAAGAATAAATTGTATATGTATTTCTGTTAAACACTTTGAATATATTATTCCACTGAgtacttttatttttctaaacttgttaaaaaaataactggCTTAAAGCAACATCCCAGGCAGTGCTTTTGTAGCTATTTAATTCAATTACTTTCTGTGGTGAAGCTTCAGATATCCAGTTAcaatcaccaccactgtaaacaaCTTTGATTTGGTAAGTTTCTTTAGCATGTTGTAATTAACATCACCCCTCTGTGAATTTAATTCCACTGtaatcattttaatatacaGAAATTTAGAACAGTCTTTTTATTCCCTTGCAGGTTTATTGCTAACTTAATTGTTTTTGATGTTTCTTGCTTTTCTTTCATACAGAAAGGAGCACAAAACACATTCCAACTGCAATTTTATCACACTGAAAAAGCCAGTGGAGGATCTGAGTGTGGAGGAGTTTCTAAGACTTGAGAAAGAGCGAAAGAAATTTCTGATTGTGAGTAAACCCACCACCCATCGACCTGCTCTGGTTTTAGGGCGTATTCTTTGTCCTGGCTCCCATTTTCCCATTGTCCTGGCTCCCATTGTTCCCCAGAGTTACTCTAGAAGACGTTATCATTTCTTTCTTACATTCAGTGGCTTCGTATTTTATTTCTTACAGTTTTTGGTCTATTACATATGACAAGACCTCCAGGAATAAGCAAGAAACCTCAGCTTGTATAGCTTATTAAATTGAGTGCATAAGGTCAAGTGTCTGCAATCCAGTAAATGCCAGACTATCTCTGAAGAAGAACAGTGGTGAGACCATTAAGATCATCAAAATAAACGCACTGAGCTTATTTTAACTGTGGGGAATGATGAATTGATATTAAAAAGGCATGATTCGGGTTAGGTGAACAGGCCTATAATTAATATACATtctctttatttcattttgttgGAAGCAATAATCGTACTTTTGTTTAGTAAAATGCagcatgtttaaaatgtgtacagAATAGTTTAATGTATTTGTGCAGCATCCAATTTCATCGTCCGTAATGGAGCTATACTgtagaaacattgttttgctgtaaaattaacatgtaaatagtgtgacaaatgagagaatggagactgagatatagcaatactgcatcctatattcagcccttaaaaggaggcATTGCCAAAAGGAGCAAAGAAACGTGCAGCTATCAgggtaccccccccccccacacacacacacacacacacgcacgcacgcacacacacaaatacacaaaataatcaccctAATGCAATCCAAAATCATAAAGTCTTaaagacagaaaaataaaaactctgaaaaatcacagaaaatatggagcagcaaggcatgctgggagctccctaatgagtctcaccTCCTCTCAGTACTTGGACCGCCTCTAATGGTTTGTctatttaacagtgaaataatgtatttatttttacagtaaagaaatgtaaaaatgagacttggctgataaaagtatttacggtacttcactgttacagaaactgttttcaacatTATCAGAGTTTCTAGTCATTTCCTGTCAAGgatttacagtttttcaccgTAAAATTTACATaaactttttacagtgtatgatgtgCGACATGAGGACTGAgtgacttgtttttgttttagaaaAAGAACTGCAAACAAGCCATTGACAAATTTGAAGAGGCTGTGAAGCTAAAGCGAGGACAGATCATTCAGACTGCGATGGGTGAAGAGTGAAAGTGGACAACCCCACCCCACTTTTTCCTCCCTTGTTAAACGCATATGTTTATACTAAGTCTGCTAACTTAAGCCCAGATTTGAATGTCCTACAGCTGTTATATTGGCCAAGCTTGAATTTGGGCTTAGGTTATCTACCTGCTTTGGGTAATAGGCACCAATTGTTTGTCTCCATTGTAcagatgtttgtgttttaaatctTTTACAAAGTTTCTCTAAATAAATGATCGGGGCTGAACAGAGAGCTCTGGTGGAcatgtacagtgtgtgttgtctgaGTTCTGTGGTGGATGCTGTGCGTAATGGCGTGTTCTCTCCTGCGGGAGGATCGTTCGCCAATGTGATATCGTGAATGTTTTAACCGGCGCCGTGGGACGCTTTCTTCAGTGGCTGTGGAGGTGCGGGAGGAGCGCACTCCGTTGTTGCCTCTGTTCGGCGCACGGTAGAAGTTTGCCGCTGTGTATAATTCTCTGTGTGTTACAAAATAACTGCTGGAGATGAAGGTTTGCTTTGGGTCTGTGGTGGTCACCGCTGGATTAACAGGAATCCTGTGCTTCTGCTTCCTCGCGCTCGCCATAGGAACCGAATATTGGTACATTATAGACGACACGCGCTTAAACCACACAGAACCTGAGCACGTGCATTCAGGATTTTGGGGAGTGAGTGAAGGTatagtttgtttttcttcatttttatctGCCAGCGTTTGTTTAATACCAGTCTTCTAATAGAGGGCTTATTTAATTCcctattaaaaacattaatcgTTCACTGTAAGACTTTTAGTTCCGCTTGTACTGGCTGCATACATTTGGATAAAAAAACACTAGAGAAATATTCGGCCGAATTGTttgtctaaatatatatatatatcttttaaaaGCTCCCCCTTGTATCCCTGTTTGGTTTAGGAATCCCACCTGGTGAATATTTTGCATCTTTCTCCCCTTCATTCCCCACTTTAATCTTTGTATTTTTCAAGAAATTGTGATCTGCATTAAACTCTTCATTTTAACAAAAATTATTTTACCCGGTGACACTAGACTGCTCTAATGTTCCGTCATATGAATGCTGAAAGACGCTGTAACACTGAGTTAATGAAGAATACTTGCCTCACTCCATTTTATGAATGATAACTTCACTGTGGTTTTTTATTCTAGATGTAGAGCCTTTCTCAGAAGCTCCACCTAGCTTTTCAGAATCAGCAAAGCACATGCAAAGTAAGTGTATGACCACAATATTATATACCACAACAGTGATggcttttctgacagtgtatgggCTTGAAACCCTATGATGggtccctgccttgcacccaaagaTTCAGgacaggctccagacccacaagACACTGAACAGGATTAAACAGCTgcagaaaatatattattttgaaggttgctgttgttattttttaatgattatttgtgtatttagtTTTAATGATTAAGCGATCActaatttatttagtttttgtttaaCAATCCCCCTAGTGCCTTTCATTTGtaaagcactgtactgaaatcgtTGGGCAGaggttttcctaccctcctcaaaGTTGCATAGTAAAGTTTCTGCAGTCccgctgagcccagagtagcaatgacgaggcactattctccctattataggtcagtgaAATATCAGAAAGTTataatctgtaattttaaggtaaaattattacttgattttcattttaaatgtaactaaaacgagaaaaaaaaacaaatggggttgtagtccctgaatgaacaaATTTTTGCTCTGGTGCATGGGTTACCCATGTGGAAGTGGCCATGATTTAAGTTAGTTTAGTACATAATCTCTGGTACATTCAGACCACTAGTTACCATGATAACAGTTATTTTGTAATATGACATTGAATCTGGAGAAAATGACCAATGTGCTCCTCTATAGTACACTTACCAACTACTGGATTCACTATGGACAAGAATCAGACCAGAATTTACCTGGATTTGATGTAGTGCAGAATTGTAAAACCTTGAACGTGTGTTTAATCAATAGGAATAGAAATGACCAGAGAAAAATGGGTTTAAGAAAGTatggagagaaacagatggaccccagtctgtaaatgtagcactacaaagtgcttctgtaacCAGTGGAACTGATCAAATTAACAACGAGTGTAGATACAGCGTAGGATTTCCAATCCAGTGATCGTTATGTGTATGTAATAGCACAAACAAATGTAATAATGaacattgtttttatatattagcACGTCCTGAAAGTAATGATTTGTAATTCACCTCTCCCTTCACACAGACATGCATAATGTTATTGCcattctgctgcctctgagtTTGGTGCTGGTGGTGTTTGGAGGTATCTGTGGTTTGGTCAGTTCTCTGGCCAGAAGTAGGGCTCTGTTGAACAGTGCTGGATCCTTCTTTCTACTTTGCAGTAAGTTCCAGTcaccaaaataaatgtattattattatttaaccgCTAAATATATAATGCAAATGTGTTTTGAGTCTCGAAGCACTACATTTCTGAAGTAGAACTCTAATAAtagatttttatattgtttaattGAAGCACATTTCCTGTATGACTTTAGGAGAATATTGATTTTGTTTTCCAACACTAAGCAAGGCTGAGAGGAAGTTGTCAGTTCTAAAATGTAAGAATAATTggtttgttattgtgtgttttgggactgaagTTATTACACCGCATTACCATTTAATACTTAAGGGGAAAATGAAAGTCCTTATTAAATATTTGCTCATTGAACATGTTAgcagtatgagagagagagagagagagagagagagagagagagagagaataatagaAAAAATCAGAAACTGGgatgcagagaaagagagcaaagaTAAACATGAGAGATATCAGAAGAGAGAGCATGAACCTTTTGGTTATTTCAGTAATGTCAATTTTAATTTCCATAAAGTCAGAAAGAATTTTTAGCATGTCTGCTAAATTCAGTGTTGGCAGAAAAACGCATGTAATCGCAAAAATAAAGCACTCTCGTTTAAAGCAATCCATTTATTTAAAGATTGGTTGGAGTGGAGCCTAACATAAGTAAACATTTCATATTGTTTTATAATACAAACTCCATTTTGAGAAATGTTTCAGTTTCACATTAAATTTGTAGTtcacatttatatattatatcttacgttataaatttaaattattaatatggaCATATTACTGCTTAGATTCAGATGAGACATTGAGCCAGctagtttttgttttatttatttatttatttttagttttgattGCAAAATGCCAACCTATTGTGTGGTCGTAAGCACCCCTGACTGAAGTGCACATGCTTAATTTTGAGGGCCtctgtttttttatgaaatgttaAGCTGAAATCGATCAACACATGTGCACAGAAAAGAGGATCAAATGCTTCACCACAGGAATGAGAAATATATTATGCTCATGCTCAGCAAGGGCTTCAGTTGAAAGGTCCTCTATATTTAAGTTTGAGGGTCTGATTGTTTGTGCACGTTAAGAATATTGTGATACCTTCAACAGCTGTGGCCAAAAAATGTGTGGATGCCTGCTCAGCCTACATTTTCTTCTCAAAATAAGGGGATTTATAGGCAGTCTGTCTCAaattgctgcagtaacaatTTCTAGAAAGGGTTCACCTCAGATATATTAGGGCATTACTGTGAGGATATGATTGTGTTCAGCTAGGAGAGCTTTAGTTAAATTTGGTACTGATTCAAAGCTTGGATCAAAAATGCCATTCTAACCTTCCCAATGGTACTGGATTGAGCTCCATCAGGCCAAAGAATTAGTTCCAATGCTAGCCCATACAtagcactgggcatggtgaccttaggatTATGAGACAGGTCAAGATGACCCCATTTAATTTTAGTATATCATTTCTTTCATGATTATATATGGTTTGTCTGTACAGGTGAATATCTGGGCCTATAGTGGGTGCCCCCAGAGAAGCCATATTCACAAATTAAAAGATGTGTTCAAAATATTGTACATAGAGTGTAGTTGTAAGTCAGGAGATATCTGCATAGCTAAATAAACTGGTCCACTCCCAACTCAGTCTATTTCTCCTGTATCCTTGCTATTTTGCTAATTAGAACTTGCATTAATTTCACTCTTTATTGCCTCTTAAGTTTATGGCTCATGTGAAAATCTAGTCTCATTTTGTCAGAGTTTAAATAGATATGGGTTCCGCTGCTCCAGAGACAGGCACTAATGGTGATTTGGTTATAATGCCTGCTGTCTGAGAGTCAAAGTATCTTTTGGGTGCTGTGCTGATTTGCCTCTATGAGCTGTGCCCATATCTGTGATGTGTTCTGTTGATTCAATAGGTGAGAAAATGTACAGGCCTTGTTTGTAGCTCTCTGGTGAGCTTTCAGGCCATTTGTTATAATGAGAAAAGTGTTCAGGCAGCTTGGTGAGTCAGCGTTTTGGTTTTGTGATGGAGCTTACCAGTAGGTTCTGGTAGTTCATCATCATCTGAGTGCTATTACAAAGCATGTTATGATTACAATTGGCACATTGGCATCTCTCTGACTGGATTTATATCTGCTTTTGGCAAATGCTTTGCATTGTTTGAGTCAACTTAAGAACATAATTAGGTGGACTTAAAAGAGAGTAAGATTTATGTCTGTAGTCATGTGGTCCAGTAGGGCTGTAAAAGGTGAGTTATAGCCCTCTAAATCAGATGCTGTGTATGCAGGGTGCCAGCAGTATTAATCCTCTGAGTCAGAAGTGTCCTTCAAATATCTTGTGTACACTGATATCTAAATATTTGGACACCCTT from Hoplias malabaricus isolate fHopMal1 chromosome 3, fHopMal1.hap1, whole genome shotgun sequence carries:
- the birc5a gene encoding baculoviral IAP repeat-containing protein 5a, with product MDLTNDEITKMYFYENRLLTFVGWPFEEECACTPENMAKAGFIHTPSGNSPDIAQCFFCLKELEGWEPEDDPEKEHKTHSNCNFITLKKPVEDLSVEEFLRLEKERKKFLIKKNCKQAIDKFEEAVKLKRGQIIQTAMGEE
- the tmem235b gene encoding transmembrane protein 235, whose translation is MKVCFGSVVVTAGLTGILCFCFLALAIGTEYWYIIDDTRLNHTEPEHVHSGFWGVSEDVEPFSEAPPSFSESAKHMQNMHNVIAILLPLSLVLVVFGGICGLVSSLARSRALLNSAGSFFLLCSLLTLSGVSLYISYSQQALEETERRMGPEQMALVHTSFGWSMGMAWLSFILEVITGLLLLLAASMAQLSQYQETVAPI